The following proteins are co-located in the Pedobacter sp. FW305-3-2-15-E-R2A2 genome:
- a CDS encoding HNH endonuclease signature motif containing protein has protein sequence MFTFKIDNEYFRESLLDYVGSKQGQSGILWGPKESQCVIITSGGKHGKKAGYQDKKNPDGTWCYIGQGSKGDQNPYNYANGLLTNGNRNVLLFSTREPTTLEAKARGNNKKNYKFEGIFDVISWDLKTATEGDRVGDKLVVFHLIPSNNIFNNFEIEASKQLEKRVTLADLEERIGNKRSSPNKTRLTVQEYRERSSLIKTYALLRANGVCEFCNKPGPFITEFGIPFLEVHHIFRLADDGPDSPENVAALCPNCHREAHFGKNKTLLRDALHSKIVRALMH, from the coding sequence ATGTTTACTTTTAAAATTGATAATGAATATTTCAGAGAAAGTTTACTTGATTACGTGGGAAGCAAACAAGGTCAATCAGGAATTCTTTGGGGGCCAAAAGAATCGCAATGTGTAATTATAACTTCTGGAGGTAAACACGGAAAAAAGGCAGGTTATCAAGACAAGAAAAACCCAGACGGTACCTGGTGTTATATTGGACAGGGATCAAAAGGAGATCAAAATCCATACAACTACGCCAACGGATTATTAACAAATGGTAATAGAAATGTATTGTTGTTTAGTACAAGAGAGCCAACGACGCTTGAAGCAAAAGCTAGAGGTAACAATAAAAAGAATTACAAGTTTGAAGGTATATTTGATGTTATTTCTTGGGATCTAAAAACAGCCACAGAAGGAGATCGCGTAGGTGATAAGTTGGTGGTTTTTCATCTAATACCATCAAACAATATATTCAATAATTTTGAGATAGAAGCATCAAAACAGTTAGAGAAAAGAGTAACACTAGCTGATTTAGAGGAACGGATTGGAAATAAAAGGAGTTCACCAAATAAAACAAGATTAACAGTCCAAGAGTATAGAGAAAGGAGTTCCCTAATAAAAACCTATGCCCTATTAAGAGCGAATGGAGTCTGCGAATTTTGCAATAAACCGGGACCATTTATAACTGAATTCGGCATTCCGTTTCTAGAAGTTCACCATATTTTCAGATTAGCAGATGACGGTCCAGATTCACCAGAAAATGTTGCAGCCCTATGTCCAAACTGTCATCGAGAAGCACATTTTGGAAAAAACAAGACTCTACTTAGAGATGCACTCCACAGTAAAATTGTGAGAGCGCTCATGCATTAA
- a CDS encoding DUF6266 family protein — protein MAISKYGPYGHPNGKIGKLVHYMLKGQPVTRMVGRRTKSSQKQLVNCQAMAVTMGFSRPEGVLKFINAGFELEARGTVKNPHNLATSYNKKFALKGEYPNLKIDYSKAMVSQGSLSAPRDTKLIKTEAGLELSWDPSPLETGNHGDDIAMVLLCYPGLEQASSYLNAAKRENGKYFIALSGALYEQPIEVYMCFKSADGKAISNSVYFGNLNGEAETAEERHQKKKYEDLKTRFDQVAASYLAHIGLSGNAIVVTKAFRNLETEYLALKSKLDNLPGKPS, from the coding sequence ATGGCAATATCTAAATATGGCCCATATGGCCATCCGAATGGAAAAATCGGAAAACTGGTCCATTACATGTTAAAGGGGCAGCCTGTTACACGTATGGTGGGCAGAAGGACTAAGTCAAGTCAGAAACAATTGGTCAATTGTCAGGCTATGGCGGTGACAATGGGCTTTTCAAGACCCGAAGGCGTCCTGAAGTTTATTAACGCAGGCTTTGAGCTGGAGGCGAGGGGTACGGTCAAAAATCCTCATAACCTGGCGACCTCTTACAATAAGAAGTTTGCGTTGAAAGGGGAGTATCCGAACCTTAAAATAGATTACAGCAAAGCAATGGTTAGTCAGGGAAGCTTATCCGCACCCAGAGACACGAAGTTGATCAAAACAGAGGCCGGATTGGAACTTAGCTGGGATCCTAGTCCCCTGGAGACTGGAAATCACGGGGACGATATCGCTATGGTTTTACTCTGTTATCCAGGCCTTGAACAGGCTTCGAGCTACCTGAATGCCGCAAAAAGAGAAAATGGTAAATACTTCATCGCGTTGTCGGGAGCGCTTTATGAGCAGCCTATAGAGGTTTATATGTGTTTTAAATCTGCTGATGGCAAGGCGATTTCCAATAGTGTATATTTTGGAAATCTGAATGGTGAAGCAGAAACAGCAGAAGAGCGACATCAAAAGAAAAAGTATGAGGACTTGAAAACGAGGTTTGATCAGGTTGCAGCCAGTTATTTAGCACATATTGGGCTTAGTGGCAATGCAATTGTCGTAACCAAGGCTTTCCGGAATCTGGAAACAGAGTATCTGGCATTAAAGAGCAAGCTGGATAATCTTCCCGGGAAACCCAGTTGA
- a CDS encoding DUF6443 domain-containing protein, translating into MKKNFRFQIPYIKLLLSCIALLSLEPALSQVPSINQNYVMESQVRVPGKTLESQLTGLPVGQVNRTIQYFDGLGRPLQTVQWKASPLLRDLITPVAYDAFGREEKKYLPYSGTVASSNGSYKASAITDQNAFYTDPTNPAGWAAPGVTIIPNNSAFSKTVFEASPLNRVLEQGAPGAVWQPAATRTATGGRTAVVNYSANIANEVKLWVVAASGASGTGVYLPGKLYKTISKDENWVSGKTGTVEEFKDFDGRVVLKRIWETEAVSLSTYYVYDDFGNLRYVVPPAVTVNAFTEAVTDVPFNQFIYAYHYDDKKRLTEKKLPGKGWEYLLYNKLDQVVGNQDALQRAKAPQEWTITKYDGLGRVVLTGIYTHPSSTANTPYRDALQIVLENQTLFWELRVATGNGYTVRSWPQSGVSTALTYNFYDNYAVPGLPAVAPYNVSSVYSSMIKGLPTVSLTNVLGTTHMLWKVNYYDNKAQIVRSIQQHYKGGTLVVGNYDDVSTTYSFPGEVLTNIRRHYVNGAEQLYVANRFTYDQVGRLKDTYQKTGDNAATANAEILLSRNNYNEVGQLMSKNLHSINLLTPAFAQTVTYAYNSRGWLKSQSAPLFSQNLKYEDVITGVTSQYNGNISRQEWGTGKFYNYRYDGLNRLKSGLSSDNNHEKSIMYDVMGNIQGMQRYNANILTDQLKYNYSGNRLTSVVDSSQAVYALHQLEGTTAYGYDVNGNMTSRTNTLNTGNNIATISYNLLNLPATMTAGGNVINYTYDAAGVKLRKTVGTGISNEYIGGIQYENGVLKYLQTAEGRVVRNSAISYSYEYTLEDHLGNGRLYFDINAGIARKIQETNYYPFGLDMQGTLSGTENKYQYNGKEKQDQEKMYDYGARFYDPVIGRWNVVDPLAEQMRRHSPYNYGFNNPIRFIDPDGMGPQDIVWFDMNGKEIGRRQSNTEFRTLVATGLNSKYGEKGQSFYSYAQAPMPGVVKGYEDPKFQKNDYAIAANTFLFNKDLAGKSDLPTPSDNHEIGSDLPGKLDVNTVKAMAIQESNSGNLDGATGTGKTDIMQVNVKGDWTDVKSRIGLTKGETMTPDKSVGAGLNWLFMKGMGSDKKGTMNWRTGNGGNWWDAIKRYNGGGVENYDQQVKRKYNSITPANQSNY; encoded by the coding sequence ATGAAGAAGAATTTTAGATTTCAGATACCATATATTAAACTCCTGTTAAGCTGTATCGCTTTATTGTCGCTGGAACCTGCACTAAGTCAGGTTCCCAGCATTAACCAGAATTACGTGATGGAAAGTCAGGTAAGGGTGCCAGGAAAAACCCTGGAAAGTCAGCTGACCGGATTACCTGTCGGACAGGTGAACCGTACGATCCAATACTTTGATGGCCTCGGAAGGCCTTTACAAACGGTGCAGTGGAAGGCCAGTCCGCTGTTAAGAGATCTGATTACTCCGGTTGCATATGATGCATTTGGGCGGGAAGAAAAGAAATATCTGCCTTATTCAGGAACCGTAGCAAGCAGTAATGGCAGCTATAAGGCCTCAGCAATAACAGACCAGAATGCATTCTATACTGATCCGACCAACCCGGCAGGCTGGGCGGCACCCGGAGTAACGATAATTCCCAATAATAGCGCATTTTCAAAAACAGTGTTTGAAGCTTCCCCTTTAAACCGGGTACTGGAACAAGGTGCGCCAGGTGCAGTATGGCAGCCTGCTGCAACGCGGACGGCTACCGGAGGAAGAACTGCCGTAGTCAATTACTCGGCGAATATTGCCAATGAAGTGAAACTATGGGTGGTTGCCGCAAGCGGTGCCAGTGGAACTGGCGTTTATTTGCCAGGGAAACTCTATAAAACCATCAGTAAAGACGAAAATTGGGTCAGTGGGAAAACCGGAACTGTAGAAGAGTTCAAGGATTTTGATGGCCGTGTGGTATTGAAAAGAATATGGGAAACGGAAGCAGTTTCGCTCTCTACCTATTATGTGTATGATGATTTTGGAAACCTACGTTATGTTGTTCCGCCAGCGGTAACTGTAAACGCATTTACTGAAGCGGTTACGGATGTTCCGTTTAACCAGTTCATCTATGCTTATCATTATGATGATAAAAAAAGGCTGACTGAAAAGAAGCTTCCCGGAAAAGGTTGGGAATATTTATTGTACAATAAACTGGACCAGGTGGTGGGAAACCAGGATGCCCTGCAAAGGGCGAAGGCTCCTCAGGAATGGACGATAACCAAATATGACGGACTTGGAAGGGTTGTATTGACCGGAATTTATACACATCCCTCAAGTACAGCAAACACGCCTTATCGGGATGCTTTGCAGATCGTCCTGGAAAATCAGACGCTATTTTGGGAGCTTCGGGTAGCTACAGGCAATGGTTATACCGTCCGAAGCTGGCCTCAAAGTGGTGTTTCAACGGCTCTTACCTATAATTTTTACGATAATTATGCTGTTCCAGGCCTCCCAGCGGTTGCACCCTATAATGTTTCCTCCGTTTATAGCAGTATGATCAAAGGCCTTCCAACTGTCAGCCTGACGAATGTGCTTGGAACTACTCATATGCTGTGGAAAGTAAACTATTACGATAACAAAGCCCAGATTGTGAGGAGTATCCAGCAGCACTACAAGGGTGGAACGCTTGTAGTGGGCAATTATGATGATGTAAGTACGACCTACAGTTTTCCCGGAGAGGTCTTAACCAATATACGAAGGCATTATGTAAACGGGGCAGAACAGCTTTATGTAGCGAACCGGTTTACTTATGATCAGGTGGGCAGGCTAAAAGATACTTACCAGAAAACCGGGGATAATGCTGCCACGGCGAATGCAGAGATCTTGCTGAGTAGAAATAACTACAATGAAGTGGGCCAGCTGATGAGCAAAAACCTGCACAGTATTAATCTGTTGACACCCGCTTTTGCCCAGACAGTTACCTATGCGTACAATTCACGAGGCTGGCTGAAAAGTCAGAGTGCTCCACTGTTCAGCCAGAACCTAAAATATGAGGATGTGATAACAGGGGTAACCTCCCAATATAACGGGAATATCAGCCGTCAGGAATGGGGAACAGGGAAGTTTTATAATTATCGCTATGACGGGTTGAACAGACTGAAATCGGGATTGAGCAGTGATAATAACCACGAAAAGTCAATCATGTATGATGTGATGGGCAATATCCAGGGGATGCAACGTTACAATGCCAATATTTTGACTGATCAGCTGAAGTATAATTACAGTGGAAACAGGTTGACTTCAGTGGTGGATAGCAGTCAGGCCGTTTATGCACTCCATCAGCTTGAAGGGACGACTGCCTATGGGTATGATGTCAATGGTAATATGACTTCCAGAACGAACACGTTAAATACAGGAAACAATATTGCGACCATCTCTTATAATCTGCTGAACCTTCCGGCAACAATGACTGCAGGTGGGAATGTGATTAACTATACTTATGATGCAGCAGGTGTAAAATTGCGTAAAACAGTTGGTACCGGAATTTCGAATGAGTATATTGGTGGTATCCAATATGAGAATGGGGTATTGAAATACCTTCAGACTGCTGAAGGTAGGGTAGTGAGGAATAGTGCAATAAGTTACAGTTACGAATATACCTTGGAAGACCATTTGGGAAATGGCAGATTGTACTTTGATATCAATGCAGGTATTGCAAGAAAGATTCAGGAGACGAATTATTATCCTTTTGGACTGGATATGCAGGGTACACTTTCAGGTACGGAGAATAAGTACCAGTACAACGGAAAAGAGAAGCAGGATCAGGAGAAGATGTACGATTATGGAGCAAGATTCTATGATCCGGTGATAGGTAGGTGGAATGTGGTGGATCCGCTTGCTGAGCAAATGAGAAGACATTCGCCATATAATTATGGTTTCAATAATCCGATACGTTTTATTGATCCTGACGGAATGGGGCCACAAGATATTGTTTGGTTTGACATGAATGGTAAAGAAATTGGGCGTAGGCAGTCAAATACAGAGTTTAGAACTTTGGTTGCAACAGGGCTTAATTCAAAATATGGAGAAAAAGGACAATCTTTTTACAGTTATGCTCAGGCACCTATGCCAGGAGTAGTAAAAGGATACGAAGATCCTAAATTCCAAAAAAATGATTATGCAATAGCAGCAAATACTTTTTTGTTTAATAAAGATTTAGCTGGAAAATCTGACTTGCCAACTCCTTCAGATAATCATGAAATAGGTTCTGATTTACCAGGGAAATTAGATGTGAATACTGTTAAAGCAATGGCAATTCAAGAAAGTAATTCGGGGAATCTTGACGGAGCTACGGGGACAGGTAAAACCGATATAATGCAGGTCAATGTGAAAGGGGATTGGACAGATGTAAAAAGTAGAATAGGCTTGACCAAAGGAGAAACAATGACACCTGATAAAAGTGTTGGCGCAGGTTTAAACTGGTTATTCATGAAAGGAATGGGATCAGATAAAAAAGGCACCATGAATTGGCGTACCGGAAATGGAGGGAATTGGTGGGACGCAATAAAAAGATACAATGGAGGAGGTGTAGAAAATTATGATCAACAAGTTAAGAGAAAGTACAATTCAATCACGCCCGCAAATCAATCAAACTATTAA